From one Esox lucius isolate fEsoLuc1 chromosome 11, fEsoLuc1.pri, whole genome shotgun sequence genomic stretch:
- the slc16a6b gene encoding solute carrier family 16 member 6b isoform X2 translates to MRCTSPSVLSQQSPRQPARPHHTSAKRPLSLGYCLTFLPTVTILSQYFSKRRSLVTSLASSGESFAMFGFAPAFMALKESIGWRHCFVLIGFLQASLIGCGALLRPIVISPSQEEVEDVFSKKPFVPLATVYELENEDAQTSISAGESEDSADSGVTSLSASTADLQAATAASHDPSETLALMEARGERSHDQGGQEIPLTPLEQLEAGGKERSESCPVVAQPPRPKLLDVTVLKDGAFLCYSLFGLFATLGFFAPSLYIIELSKSRGVDSEKAAYMLSVMAVAEVCGRLSIGVILNKLRVRKTRVLLVCVVLLCLVLVAFTLVTEFWGLVVCCCFYGFLMGTVGSTHIPMLAEEDVVGIDRMPSSVGVYVCIQSFAGLAGPPLGGLLVDVTHNYGSAFYSCAVGMGLGAVFLAMVGPAKSGLCRRATTRKQDVVGREGDGMGDDLEKVSQDSGSADFLDIDLFAETSPPKRSADRESGGGV, encoded by the exons ATGAGATGTACATCACCCTCGGTATTGTCTCAG CAGTCGCCACGACAACCAGCCCGACCCCATCACACCTCGGCCAAGCGACCACTGA GCCTGGGTTACTGCCTGACCTTCCTCCCGACGGTCACCATCTTGTCCCAGTATTTTAGCAAGAGGAGGTCTCTGGTCACCTCCCTGGCATCATCAGGAGAGTCCTTCGCCATGTTTGGCTTTGCACCAG CCTTCATGGCCTTAAAGGAGAGCATCGGCTGGCGTCACTGCTTCGTCCTCATCGGCTTCCTGCAGGCCTCCTTGATTGGCTGTGGCGCTCTGCTACGACCGATCGTCATCAGCCCCAGCCAGGAAGAGGTCGAGGATGTGTTCAGTAAGAAGCCGTTTGTTCCGTTGGCTACGGTCTACGAGCTCGAGAATGAAGACGCCCAGACCAGCATTAGTGCCGGGGAGTCTGAAGACTCAGCCGATTCCGGGGTCACCTCCCTGTCCGCCTCCACTGCCGACCTCCAGGCCGCCACAGCGGCCTCCCACGACCCATCCGAGACGCTGGCCCTCATGGAGGCCCGGGGCGAGAGGAGCCATGATCAAGGGGGCCAGGAAATCCCTCTAACCCCGCTGGAGCAGCTCGAGGCCGGGGGGAAGGAGCGAAGCGAGTCGTGCCCCGTGGTGGCTCAACCGCCCAGGCCTAAACTCCTCGACGTCACTGTGCTGAAAGACGGAGCGTTCCTCTGCTACTCCCTGTTTGGCCTGTTCGCCACCCTGGGTTTCTTCGCCCCGTCGCTTTACATCATAGAACTCAGCAAGAGCAGAGGGGTGGACTCGGAGAAGGCGGCCTACATGCTGTCCGTGATGGCGGTGGCCGAGGTGTGCGGACGCCTGTCCATCGGAGTCATATTGAACAAGCTGCGGGTGCGGAAGACCCGGGTGCTCCTGGTTTGCGTCGTCCTGCTGTGCCTCGTGCTGGTGGCCTTCACCCTGGTGACGGAGTTCTGGGGGCTGGTGGTCTGCTGCTGTTTCTACGGCTTCCTGATGGGCACCGTAGGCTCCACCCACATCCCCATGCTGGCCGAGGAGGACGTGGTGGGCATCGACCGCATGCCCTCGTCCGTGGGGGTCTACGTGTGCATTCAGAGCTTCGCGGGGCTGGCCGGACCACCCCTGGGAG GCTTATTGGTGGATGTGACCCATAACTACGGCTCGGCCTTCTATTCCTGCGCTGTGGGCATGGGGCTGGGTGCTGTCTTCCTTGCCATGGTGGGTCCTGCCAAGTCGGGCCTCTGCCGCCGTGCCACGACCAGGAAGCAGGATGTGGTGGGAAGGGAGGGGGACGGCATGGGGGACGACCTGGAGAAGGTGTCCCAGGACAGCGGCTCTGCCGACTTCCTGGACATCGACTT